From Echinicola soli, a single genomic window includes:
- a CDS encoding 3'-5' exonuclease, whose translation MADFLSDLKDILFLDIETASLTGHIDALSPRLQEEWAKKSSHLSNENNISTEELYFEKAGIYAEFGRVVCVGLGYFLYDPDQDQLQFRTKAIAHEEEHDTLLELREILEKKHWTLCAHNGKEFDFPYLCRRLLINKVPLPEVLQMAGKKPWEIRHLDTLELWKFGDYKHYTRLELLAAIFDIPSSKDNIDGSEVNTVFYKQRDLKAIATYCLKDVEVTARIYLAYQGLPGDMKINIIHSVENEG comes from the coding sequence ATGGCAGATTTTTTGAGTGACTTGAAGGATATTTTATTTTTGGACATCGAAACAGCTTCTTTAACGGGGCATATTGATGCCCTGTCACCAAGGCTGCAAGAAGAGTGGGCCAAGAAATCAAGCCATCTGTCCAATGAAAACAATATAAGTACGGAGGAACTTTATTTCGAGAAAGCGGGTATATATGCTGAATTCGGAAGGGTAGTTTGTGTAGGACTTGGCTATTTCCTTTATGATCCCGACCAAGACCAGCTGCAGTTCCGTACCAAGGCCATCGCCCATGAAGAGGAGCACGATACACTGTTGGAGCTGAGAGAAATCCTTGAAAAAAAGCACTGGACACTCTGCGCCCATAACGGCAAAGAGTTTGACTTTCCCTATCTTTGCAGGAGGTTGCTGATCAATAAAGTGCCCTTACCGGAAGTGCTCCAAATGGCGGGTAAAAAGCCATGGGAAATCAGGCATCTGGACACATTGGAACTGTGGAAGTTTGGAGATTATAAGCATTATACCAGATTAGAACTGCTGGCGGCTATCTTTGACATTCCGAGTTCTAAGGACAATATCGACGGCAGTGAGGTCAATACCGTTTTCTATAAGCAAAGAGACCTTAAGGCCATCGCCACTTACTGTCTGAAAGATGTAGAAGTGACTGCAAGAATTTACTTGGCTTATCAAGGGCTCCCGGGTGACATGAAGATCAATATAATCCATTCCGTCGAAAATGAAGGGTAA
- the lipB gene encoding lipoyl(octanoyl) transferase LipB, with protein sequence MNHFINKKVKFIDLGKKDYKETWDYQELLFAEIVATKIENRKKGLKDQQVTTNYLLFVEHPHVYTLGKSGELSHLLLDEAQLAGKDATFYKINRGGDITYHGPGQLVGYPLLDLDNFFTDIHKYLRYLEEAIILTLAEYGVEAGRIEGLTGVWLDHKERLNPRKICALGVKSSRWVTMHGFAFNVNADLSYFGNIVPCGIADKAVTSLHLELGRPVDEEEVKVKVKQHLANLFEMEWEDS encoded by the coding sequence GTGAATCATTTTATTAATAAAAAAGTAAAATTTATCGATTTAGGCAAGAAAGACTATAAAGAGACCTGGGATTATCAGGAGTTGCTTTTTGCTGAGATCGTGGCCACTAAGATCGAAAATCGAAAAAAAGGGCTGAAAGATCAGCAGGTTACCACCAATTACCTGCTCTTTGTGGAGCATCCCCATGTGTACACTTTGGGAAAGAGCGGGGAGCTTTCTCACTTGCTTTTGGATGAAGCACAGCTGGCCGGGAAAGATGCTACATTCTATAAGATCAACAGGGGTGGTGATATCACCTATCATGGTCCGGGGCAGCTGGTGGGCTATCCGCTGTTGGACCTGGATAATTTCTTCACGGATATCCACAAATACCTTCGCTATTTGGAAGAAGCGATCATACTTACCTTGGCAGAGTATGGGGTGGAGGCCGGAAGGATCGAAGGGCTTACTGGTGTCTGGCTGGACCATAAGGAGCGCCTTAATCCCCGGAAAATCTGTGCTTTGGGTGTAAAATCCAGCAGATGGGTGACCATGCACGGGTTTGCTTTTAATGTCAATGCCGACCTTTCTTATTTCGGTAATATCGTTCCCTGTGGCATTGCTGACAAGGCCGTGACCTCCTTACACCTTGAGCTCGGGAGACCGGTGGATGAGGAAGAGGTGAAGGTAAAAGTGAAGCAACACCTGGCCAATTTGTTTGAGATGGAGTGGGAAGATTCATAG
- a CDS encoding YraN family protein, with protein sequence MAQHNTTGSDAEGFAADFLISKHYTLLEKNYRHKHAEIDLIMEHRGLLIFVEVKFRSGTGFGYAEEFVDYKKRQLIIRAADHYIHEKGWHKDIRFDIVGVYKDKKGTVRFKHFEDAFY encoded by the coding sequence ATGGCACAGCACAATACAACAGGAAGCGATGCTGAAGGATTCGCAGCTGATTTTTTGATTTCCAAACACTACACCCTCTTGGAGAAAAACTACCGGCACAAACATGCGGAAATTGACCTGATCATGGAGCATCGGGGGCTACTGATTTTCGTGGAAGTAAAATTCCGTAGCGGAACGGGCTTTGGCTATGCGGAGGAATTTGTTGATTACAAAAAACGACAACTGATTATCAGGGCTGCCGACCATTACATTCACGAAAAAGGCTGGCATAAAGACATCCGTTTTGATATTGTCGGTGTCTACAAGGACAAGAAAGGTACAGTCAGGTTTAAGCATTTTGAAGATGCTTTTTACTAG
- a CDS encoding toxin-antitoxin system YwqK family antitoxin, with the protein MLGMKKYLILLLLLVKVSVLKAQRFDSLSSVSPAADSSGVVESMLLPTTAPILLFDDEKRKEAKKKKRKKQKKNIYYGERTRKDFIRVDARGKTHYQLFHYTARNKMVNPYVRDVYWLDTKDDVIRTKGFNPERGYLLHGPYERRIDDAVVEKGMFYFGTKHERWMTFDQKNILLNKGHYYEGWPKDSRVTYYNKGEQQIEKVIPVEYELKEGNFFHFYENGQLAVMGEYRYGEKVGLWTEYWNTDGGKTIRKREIQYQDEPFTKNFRPYIKAEWNADGQLIYQAGR; encoded by the coding sequence ATGCTTGGCATGAAAAAATACCTCATCCTACTTCTTTTATTGGTCAAGGTCAGCGTCCTAAAGGCGCAGCGTTTTGATTCTCTGTCGTCGGTATCGCCTGCAGCGGACTCCTCAGGGGTCGTGGAGAGCATGCTACTGCCTACTACCGCTCCCATTCTTCTTTTTGACGATGAGAAAAGAAAAGAAGCGAAGAAAAAGAAGCGGAAAAAGCAGAAGAAAAACATCTATTATGGCGAGCGCACCCGCAAGGACTTTATACGTGTGGATGCCAGAGGAAAGACCCATTATCAGCTGTTTCACTATACTGCCAGAAATAAAATGGTCAATCCTTACGTGAGGGATGTGTATTGGTTGGATACCAAAGATGATGTGATCAGGACTAAAGGATTCAATCCCGAAAGAGGGTATTTGCTGCATGGCCCTTATGAAAGGCGCATTGATGATGCCGTGGTGGAGAAAGGGATGTTTTATTTTGGTACCAAGCATGAGCGCTGGATGACCTTTGACCAAAAAAACATCCTGCTGAACAAGGGGCATTATTATGAAGGGTGGCCGAAGGATTCCAGGGTGACTTATTACAACAAGGGCGAACAACAAATTGAGAAAGTCATCCCGGTGGAGTATGAGCTGAAGGAAGGTAACTTTTTCCATTTTTATGAAAATGGTCAGTTGGCCGTTATGGGTGAATACCGTTATGGTGAGAAAGTGGGCCTATGGACAGAATACTGGAATACCGATGGTGGAAAGACCATTCGCAAGCGCGAAATCCAATACCAAGACGAGCCTTTTACCAAGAATTTCAGGCCTTATATCAAAGCCGAGTGGAATGCTGATGGACAGCTGATTTATCAGGCTGGACGATAA
- a CDS encoding pyridoxal phosphate-dependent aminotransferase, translating into MSSILSDRINNMEESATLAMAKKARELKGQGIDIISLSLGEPDFKTPQHIQDAAKAAIDEGKYFSYSPVAGYQDLREAIAQKLQSQNKITEAKAENIVLSTGAKHSIANIFMCLLNEGDEVVIFSPYWVSYAEIIKLAGGVPVLIEGTLENNFKASADQLEEAITDKTKAVIYSSPCNPTGSVFSKEELEAIAEVIKKHKDIYIVADEIYELINYTGQHASMAALPGMFDRTITVNGFSKGYAMTGWRVGYICAPLFIAKACEKIQGQFTSGGTGIAQRAALAAITGDQTPSVEMEKAYKKRRELVLELLRGIPGIKTHVPEGAFYFFPDVTAFFGKSAGEIKIDNADDFCLYILNTAHVSVVTGAAFGAPNCVRLSYAASEEDLKEALKRIKEAVAKLS; encoded by the coding sequence ATGAGCAGTATTTTATCAGACCGTATTAATAATATGGAAGAGTCAGCTACGCTGGCGATGGCCAAAAAAGCAAGAGAGCTGAAAGGCCAAGGAATCGACATCATCAGTTTGAGTTTGGGAGAGCCTGATTTCAAGACTCCTCAGCACATCCAGGATGCAGCCAAGGCTGCCATAGATGAGGGGAAGTATTTCTCTTATTCTCCAGTAGCGGGTTACCAGGACCTCAGAGAGGCCATTGCCCAAAAGCTACAATCCCAAAATAAAATCACTGAAGCTAAGGCGGAAAATATCGTCCTTTCTACTGGCGCGAAACACTCCATTGCCAACATCTTCATGTGCCTGCTCAATGAAGGTGATGAAGTGGTGATCTTCTCCCCTTACTGGGTAAGTTACGCCGAAATCATCAAGCTGGCTGGCGGTGTACCCGTACTGATCGAAGGTACCCTTGAAAACAACTTCAAAGCGTCTGCTGACCAGCTGGAGGAGGCCATCACGGACAAGACCAAGGCAGTCATCTATTCTTCTCCCTGTAACCCAACAGGGTCTGTATTCAGCAAAGAAGAACTCGAAGCTATCGCTGAGGTCATCAAAAAGCACAAGGATATCTATATCGTAGCAGACGAGATCTACGAACTGATCAATTATACCGGACAGCATGCCAGCATGGCGGCACTTCCCGGAATGTTTGACAGGACCATCACGGTCAATGGCTTTTCCAAAGGATACGCCATGACCGGCTGGAGAGTGGGCTATATCTGCGCCCCGCTTTTCATTGCCAAGGCTTGTGAAAAAATCCAGGGACAATTCACTTCTGGCGGAACAGGCATCGCCCAACGTGCGGCACTGGCAGCCATCACTGGCGACCAGACGCCTTCTGTGGAAATGGAAAAAGCCTACAAAAAACGAAGAGAACTTGTGCTGGAATTGCTCAGAGGCATTCCAGGCATCAAGACACACGTGCCTGAAGGAGCTTTCTATTTCTTTCCTGACGTGACGGCCTTCTTTGGCAAGTCTGCAGGTGAGATCAAGATCGATAATGCAGATGACTTCTGCCTTTACATCCTGAACACGGCCCACGTTTCTGTAGTAACCGGTGCTGCTTTTGGAGCCCCTAACTGCGTGAGACTTTCTTATGCTGCTTCAGAAGAAGACCTTAAGGAAGCCCTGAAACGAATTAAAGAAGCCGTGGCTAAACTTAGCTAA
- a CDS encoding glycosyltransferase — protein sequence MAKALVITPVKNSIETTLETAEAIKASSVPVIHKIFNDFSTAETKASLDKNAPKTGYELVHLEEVTDTPSPNYKLVLQMAQKEAVEKQLPLLVVESDVTVEKDTIEKMLQFLQSHQNAGLVGAITVGYDQKVNFPYLKFKDVREKIIDTKRSLSFCCTLFSPDFLGAYDFMQLDQSKDWYDTFISKKAIELGYSNYVLMDVPVLHKPHGSRPWKQLKYKNPLKYYFLKFWKGMDKI from the coding sequence ATGGCCAAAGCACTTGTAATCACACCTGTCAAAAACTCGATCGAGACCACGCTGGAAACAGCCGAAGCCATCAAGGCATCATCCGTTCCGGTCATTCATAAAATCTTCAATGATTTCAGCACGGCCGAAACCAAAGCCTCCCTGGACAAAAACGCCCCAAAGACAGGCTATGAACTGGTGCACCTGGAAGAGGTCACCGACACTCCCTCCCCCAACTACAAACTGGTCCTGCAGATGGCCCAAAAAGAAGCCGTCGAAAAACAGCTCCCCTTGCTGGTGGTGGAATCTGATGTTACAGTAGAAAAAGACACCATCGAAAAAATGCTACAGTTCCTTCAGTCCCATCAAAACGCTGGCCTGGTAGGAGCCATCACGGTGGGCTATGACCAGAAGGTCAATTTCCCTTACCTTAAGTTCAAAGATGTCAGGGAAAAGATCATTGATACAAAAAGGAGCCTAAGTTTTTGCTGCACCCTGTTCAGCCCTGACTTTCTGGGAGCTTACGATTTCATGCAGCTGGATCAGTCCAAAGACTGGTACGACACATTTATCTCCAAAAAAGCCATCGAACTGGGGTATAGCAATTATGTACTGATGGACGTCCCTGTCCTTCACAAGCCCCACGGCAGCCGCCCTTGGAAGCAACTCAAATACAAAAATCCGCTAAAATACTACTTCCTGAAATTTTGGAAAGGGATGGACAAAATCTAA
- a CDS encoding glycosyltransferase family 2 protein gives MHASEQENLVSVVIPCYNQGEYLRETVLSVLDSTYCPLEVIIVNDGSKDNSLQAAGALEEEFSEVKVIDQENGGVSKARNTGIEAANGSIILPLDGDDLISKDYIEAGVKVLKNDPEVKVVYSQGVKFDESGEKNWNLKPFSRHQLALDNMIFCSALFRKEDWLKAGKYSVEMRFMGREDWEFWIKMLKDGGEVVQLPFIGFYYRLTPNSKRKKTSSAAIKRERIAFLNSRHAAYFSRELNGPLRFRRSWSKPYNTMLKWLGIL, from the coding sequence ATGCATGCTTCGGAACAGGAAAATCTGGTAAGTGTTGTCATCCCGTGTTATAACCAAGGGGAGTACCTCAGGGAAACTGTCCTTTCAGTGCTTGACTCTACCTATTGCCCTCTGGAAGTAATTATCGTAAATGATGGGTCAAAGGACAATTCCCTTCAGGCTGCAGGAGCACTGGAAGAAGAATTTTCAGAAGTAAAAGTCATTGATCAAGAAAATGGAGGAGTTTCCAAGGCGAGAAATACCGGGATCGAAGCAGCAAATGGCAGTATCATACTTCCGCTAGATGGTGATGATCTTATTTCAAAAGACTACATCGAAGCTGGGGTTAAGGTTTTAAAGAATGATCCAGAGGTGAAAGTGGTGTACAGTCAAGGGGTGAAGTTTGATGAATCTGGTGAGAAAAACTGGAATTTAAAGCCTTTTAGTCGACATCAATTAGCACTGGACAATATGATTTTTTGTTCCGCCTTGTTTAGAAAGGAAGACTGGCTAAAGGCAGGAAAATACTCGGTCGAAATGCGCTTTATGGGCAGGGAAGACTGGGAGTTTTGGATCAAAATGCTAAAAGATGGAGGGGAAGTGGTGCAGTTGCCTTTTATAGGGTTTTACTATCGCCTTACACCAAATAGCAAGCGAAAGAAGACGTCAAGCGCTGCCATAAAAAGAGAACGAATTGCATTTCTTAACTCCAGGCACGCAGCATATTTTTCAAGAGAACTAAATGGCCCCCTTCGTTTTCGTCGGTCCTGGTCTAAGCCTTACAATACCATGCTGAAATGGCTTGGGATACTTTAG